A DNA window from Brassica napus cultivar Da-Ae chromosome A4, Da-Ae, whole genome shotgun sequence contains the following coding sequences:
- the LOC106446763 gene encoding structural maintenance of chromosomes protein 3 yields the protein MYIKLVIIEGFKSYKEQVATEIFSPKVNCVVGANGSGKSNFFHAIRFVLSDIFQNLRNEDRHALLHEGAGHQVGSAFVEIVFDNSDNRIPVDKEEIRLRRTIGLKKDEYFLDGKHITKNEVMNLLESAGFSRSNPYYVVQQGKIASLTLMKDPERLDLLKEIGGTRVYEERRRESLKIMQDTGNKRKQIIQVVQYLDERLRELDEEKEELRKYQQLDKQRKSLEYTIYDKELHETREKLEQVEVARTKASEESTKMYDRVEKAQDESRSLDESLKGLTKELQTLNKEKETVEARRTEAIKKKTKLELDENDFKERIAGNIQSKNDALEQLSMVEREMQDSLKELEAINPLYESQVDKEKQTTKRIMELEKKLSILYQKQGRSTQFSNKAARDKWLRKEIEDLKRVLDLNLNQEQKLQDEIFRLNADLTERDGHIKKCEVEIGELESHISKSHEQFNIKKRERDEEQRKRKEKWGEESELSSELEKLKTELERAKKNLDHATPGDVRRGLSSIKRICSEYKINGVFGPLVELVDCEEKFFTAVEVTAGNSLFHVVVENDDISTQIIKHLNSRKGGRVTFIPLNRVKAPHVNYPQSTDAIPLLRRLKFDSRFAPALGQVFGRTVVCRDLNVATRVAKNDGLDCITLEGDQVSRKGGMTGGFYDHRRSKLRFMNTIIQNTKSINTKEKVLEDVRRQLQVIDQQITQLVTEQQRLEADWTHSKLQVEQLKQEIANANRQKQAIRKALENKEKSLDDIRTQIEQLRSSMAMKEAEMGTELVDHLTPEEREQLSRLNPEIKDLKEKLIAYKTDRIERETRKAELETNLSTNLKRRINELQATIASIEDDSLPSSAGLKTQELDDAKLLVEEITNELESLCRSIDEKTKQVKKYKDEKAKLKALQDDCDMTVQDANKKLEELFSLRNTLLAKQEEYTKKIRGLGPLSSDAFDTYKRKNIKELQKMLHRCTEQLQQFSHVNKKALDQYVNFTEQREELQKRQAELDAGDEKIKELITVLDQRKDESIERTFKGVARNFREVFSKLVQGGHGHLVMTKKKDHDHDDEDDDDDGGRQADAEGRVEKYLGVKVKVSFTGQGETQSMKQLSGGQKTVVALALIFAIQRCDPAPFYLFDEIDAALDPQYRTAVGNMIRGLADDSVSTQFITTTFRPELVKVADKIYGVFHKNRVSIVQVISKDQALDFIEKDQSHDT from the exons ATGTATATTAAGCTG GTTATAATCGAAGGATTCAAGAGTTACAAAGAGCAAGTCGCTACTGAGATTTTCAGCCCCAAAGTTAATTGCGTTG tTGGGGCAAATGGTTCTGGGAAAAGCAACTTCTTCCATG CAATTCGTTTCGTGTTGAGTGACATCTTCCAGAATCTGCGGAACGAAGATAGGCACGCACTACTCCAT GAAGGTGCTGGTCATCAGGTTGGGTCTGCGTTCGTGGAGATTGTGTTTGATAACTCCGACAACCGTATCCCG GTTGATAAGGAAGAAATTCGCTTGCGCCGAACAATTGGCCTGAAGAAGGATGAGTATTTCCTGGACGGGAAACACATTAC AAAAAATGAAGTTATGAATTTACTGGAGAGTGCTGGATTTTCTCGTTCTAATCCGTACTATGTTGTTCAACAAGGAAAG ATAGCCTCATTGACACTGATGAAAGACCCAGAACGGCTGGATCTGCTAAAAGAGATTGGTGGTACCCGTGTTTATGAGGAGAGGCGCCGGGAGAGCTTAAAGATCATGCAGGATACAG GGAATAAACGGAAGCAGATCATCCAAGTTGTGCAATACCTGGATGAAAGACTAAGGGAATTGgacgaagagaaagaagaactcaGAAAATACCAACAACTTGATAAGCAGAGAAAATCACTGGAATACACCATTTACGACAAAGAGCTTCACGAAACTAGGGAGAAACTGGAACAG GTAGAAGTTGCAAGAACTAAGGCATCTGAAGAGTCTACAAAAATGTATGATAGAGTTGAGAAGGCCCAGGACGAGTCCAGAAGCTTAGATGAGTCGCTGAAAGGACTGACAAAGGAGCTTCAGACATTGAACAAGGAGAAAGAAACTGTTGAAGCACGAAGAACTGAAGCtataaagaagaagacaaaactgGAGCTTGATGAGAATGACTTTAAGGAACGGATTGCCGGAAATATCCAGTCTAAG AATGATGCCCTTGAGCAACTTAGTATGGTGGAAAGAGAAATGCAGGATTCTTTGAAGGAACTAGAGGCGATTAATCCTTTGTATGAAAGTCAAGTTGACAAGGAGAAGCAGACGACAAAAAG AATCATGGAGCTGGAGAAAAAGCTTAGTATTCTTTATCAGAAACAAGGCCGTTCAACTCAGTTTTCAAATAAGGCTGCACGAGACAAATGGCTCCGCAAGGAGATTGAGGATCTTAAGCGTGTTTTAGACTTAAATCTGAATCAA gaGCAAAAACTTCAGGATGAAATTTTTCGCCTCAATGCTGATTTGACAGAGCGTGATGGACACATCAAGAAATGTGAAGTTGAAATTGGTGAACTGGAATCTCACATTTCTAAGTCCCATGaacaatttaatattaaaaagagggagagagatgaagaacagagaaaaagaaa GGAAAAATGGGGAGAAGAAAGTGAACTATCTTCTGAACTTGAGAAGTTGAAAACGGAACTTGAAAGGGCAAAGAAAAACCTTGACCATGCCACTCCAGGA GATGTTAGGCGAGGGCTGAGCTCTATTAAACGGATTTGCTCTGAGTATAAGATCAATGGAGTTTTTGGCCCACTTGTTGAGTTGGTTGATTGCGAGGAAAAGTTTTTCACTGCAGTTGAAGTCACTGCGGGAAACAG CTTATTTCACGTGGTAGTTGAGAACGATGATATTTCAACCCAGATAATTAAACACCTGAATTCTCGAAAGGGTGGACGGGTAACCTTCATACCTCTGAATCGAGTAAAGGCGCCTCACGTAAATTATCCACAAAGTACTGATGCAATACCACTACTGAGAAGATTGAAGTTCGATTCTAGATTTGCACCTGCATTGGGCCAG GTTTTTGGTAGAACAGTAGTATGTCGTGACCTGAATGTGGCAACAAGAGTTGCTAAGAACGATGGCTTAGATTGCATAACTCTGGAAG GTGACCAGGTTAGCAGAAAGGGTGGCATGACCGGTGGATTTTATGACCACAGGCGGTCAAAATTGAGATTCATGAATACCATAATACAAAATACAAAGTCGATAAATACGAAGGAGAAGGTGTTGGAGGATGTTAGAAGACAGCTACAAG TGATAGATCAGCAGATCACACAGCTTGTTACTGAGCAGCAGAGGCTTGAAGCAGACTGGACGCATAGCAAACTACAAGTGGAGCAACTGAAGCAAGAGATAGCTAACGCGAATAGGCAGAAACAGGCTATACGTAAAGCCCTTGAAAATAAG GAGAAATCACTAGATGATATTAGAACACAAATTGAGCAACTAAGGTCTAGCATGGCCATGAAGGAAGCTGAAATGGGAACAGAACTTGTGGATCATCTAACGCCAGAGGAAAGGGAGCAATTGTCACGACTAAACCCCGAAATTAAGGATCTTAAGGAGAAACTCATTGCATATAAGACAGATCGCATTGAG AGGGAGACAAGGAAAGCAGAGTTGGAGACTAACTTATCTACCAACTTAAAGAGGAGAATAAATGAGTTACAGGCTACAATAGCTTCCATCGAGGATGATAGTTTGCCTAGTTCAGCTGGCTTAAAAACACAAGAACTCGATGATGCAAAATTGTTGGTTGAAGAGATCACAAACGAGCTCGAAA GTCTCTGTCGAAGCATTGATGAGAAGACTAAGCAGGTCAAGAAATATAAAGATGAGAAAGCGAAGTTAAAG GCATTGCAAGATGACTGTGATATGACAGTGCAAGATGCAAATAAAAAGTTGGAGGAACTGTTCAGCCTTCGCAACACACTCCTCGCTAAGCAAGAAGAGTATACGAAGAAAATTAGAGGATTGGGTCCATTGTCATCTGACGCTTTTGATAC GTACAAACGCAAAAATATCAAGGAGCTGCAGAAGATGCTACACCGATGCACTGAACAACTGCAACAATTCAGCCATGTAAACAAGAAAGCGCTTGATCAATATGTTAATTTCACAGAACAACGAGAAGAACTTCAGAAACGGCAAGCAGAGCTTGATGCAGGAGATGAG AAAATTAAAGAACTGATAACAGTTCTGGATCAGAGGAAAGATGAATCTATAGAACGTACTTTCAAAGGGGTTGCACGCAACTTCCGGGAAGTATTCTCCAAGCTTGTGCAAGGTGGGCATGGTCACCTTGTCATGACGAAGAAAAAG GACCACgatcatgatgatgaagatgatgacgatgatggaGGTCGCCAGGCTGATGCAGAGGGAAGGGTTGAGAAATACCTTGGCGTAAAAGTGAAG gtGTCCTTTACTGGTCAAGGAGAGACACAGTCAATGAAACAATTGTCGGGAGGCCAAAAGACCGTCGTTGCTCTCGCATTAATCTTTGCAATCCAGAGATGCGATCCTGCACCATTCTATCTTTTTGATGAGATTGATGCCGCACTCGATCCTCAGTATCGAACTGCTGTGGGCA ACATGATTCGTGGTTTAGCTGATGACAGTGTAAGCACGCAGTTCATTACCACAACTTTCCGTCCCGAGCTTGTGAAGGTTGCGGATAAGATATATGGAGTGTTTCATAAGAACAGAGTGAGTATTGTGCAAGTTATTTCAAAGGATCAGGCGTTGGACTTCATCGAGAAAGATCAGTCCCATGATACTTGA
- the BNAANNG14620D gene encoding uncharacterized protein BNAANNG14620D, giving the protein MTTKMSKHAKRRKVGEVAGGAAAECAAVCCCCPCAVVNLVVLAVYKVPAAVCKKAWKRSKRRRFMMKRHGLLASAGAKGSESTVHARLKEEDLTAEIVVIEENEANCQPNDVIMLEDEMLEHFYGAGFWRSPSQRDTSTGKF; this is encoded by the coding sequence ATGACAACGAAGATGAGCAAACACGCGAAGAGGAGGAAGGTGGGAGAAGTAGCGGGAGGAGCGGCGGCAGAGTGCGCGGCGGTGTGCTGCTGCTGCCCATGCGCGGTGGTTAATTTGGTTGTTTTGGCTGTTTACAAGGTTCCCGCGGCTGTTTGTAAGAAAGCGTGGAAACGTAGCAAACGTCGACGTTTTATGATGAAACGACATGGTTTGCTTGCTTCAGCGGGGGCGAAAGGGAGCGAGAGCACCGTGCATGCAAGATTGAAGGAAGAAGATCTAACGGCTGAGATTGTTGTTATTGAGGAAAACGAAGCGAATTGCCAACCAAACGATGTTATCATGCTTGAGGATGAAATGTTGGAACATTTTTATGGGGCGGGTTTTTGGAGAAGCCCGTCACAGAGGGATACGTCAAcgggaaaattttaa
- the LOC106407789 gene encoding uncharacterized protein LOC106407789 — protein MNSVEAEERSAEFLDMARSLFWFERLLLSVILLFSSNGVSLFIGPLLFSTTFCALLLHWLCRKNSPADRSGVTTSRIWLFLSDRFVFLAALGAYKAVWLLRLTVFIAVAVHYVYIIQYLDISYKTHLAELRGIDDDSSEEGDVSKELEKTRELLEDLKEHGKKIDTEMEFIDHLINPDLETHRRNLSVKLIALRKETRDVGGKIRTYKELMSIFVNSELTLRSKVEEDIKASREVASLADQVHEAYFVIQETAKAAKTTSDRAYLTYLFAQEISAQIQNKRWMIRLDIEGLPELREEVRRMSLQFAARRMEAKVAADRAAEEFSNARVKLMEAVGIQQWEEYKID, from the exons atgaatagCGTTGAAGCAGAAGAAAGATCTGCAGAATTTCTAGACATGGCCAGatctttgttttggtttgagCGTTTGCTTCTCTCCGTGATACTTCTCTTCTCCTCCAATGGAGTCTCATTATTTATCGGTCCTCTCCTTTTCTCCACTACCTTTTGCGCATTACTCTTACACTGGTTATGCCGTAAAAACTCTCCTGCAGACCGCTCT gGTGTTACTACTAGCCGAATCTGGCTGTTTCTGTCCGACCGGTTCGTGTTTCTGGCGGCTCTAGGCGCTTATAAGGCCGTCTGGCTTTTGCGTCTCACCGTTTTTATTGCCGTCGCGGTTCACTATGTTTACATCATCCAGTACCTTGATATATCTTATAAAACCCATCTCGCCG aacTGAGAGGGATTGATGATGACTCTAGTGAGGAAGGAGATGTGAGCAAGGAGCTGGAGAAGACGAGGGAGTTATTAGAAGATTTGAAAGAGCATGGAAAGAAGATTGATACAGAAATGGAGTTTATAGACCACCTTATCAATCCAGATCTTGAAACACATAGAAGAAACTTGTCCGTAAAACTCATAGCGTTACGTAAAGAGACGAGAGATGTTGGAGGAAAGATAAGAACATATAAGGAGTTGATGAGCATTTTTGTCAACTCAGAACTTACTCTAAGATCTAAGGTTGAAGAGGATATAAAAGCTTCGAGAGAAGTTGCATCTCTAGCCGACCAAGTTCATGAAGCCTACTTTGTGATCCAAGAAACTGCCAAAGCGGCGAAAACAACATCTGACAGAGCTTATCTAACCTACTTATTTGCGCAAGAAATCTCTGCACAAATTCAAAACAAGAGATggatgataagattagatattgAGGGGTTGCCAGAGCTTAGAGAGGAAGTGAGGCGAATGTCGTTGCAATTTGCTGCTAGAAGAATGGAGGCGAAGGTTGCTGCCGACAGAGCCGCCGAGGAGTTTTCAAATGCAAGGGTGAAGCTGATGGAGGCGGTCGGGATCCAACAGTGGGAGGAGTACAAAATCGACTAA
- the LOC106448667 gene encoding zinc finger BED domain-containing protein RICESLEEPER 2-like, with product MQQIGFTYKFLADDRKFKKVALRYHIVLVSILFALLRFVFPRGNYEIFDDVYTFASFRWLMGILAGMMASTYSMALGVRAYYKAIGSCDRVYEEMTGMVSSSSKVPHTDEETMDVEVQFEEQCQGKSNAENITHGVSSQSKKVKKVVVPRSGVWKHYTRTKDSRDKCICHYCQKVFSCASKSGTSNLQKHLTICKEYQSWLTSQGKDQTEINTQGYLKSSRVSEPVFREASNELIVLGELPLSFIESVAWKTFCNKVNLYKPHSRRTATRDIVEMFARKKTALKNMLRTTKQRVSLTTDIWVSQVTGASYMVITAHFIDASWQLNKLILGFKYVMDHKGQTISTVLLECLAEWGIERVFCITVDNATANTSAIRRFHTQFREVGPDALVLDGNFLHMRCSAHIINLIAKEGLTEVGENVLAIRNAVQYVRSSTTRLNAFDLRVTSGRMSRGSLPMDIKTRWNSTFLMLSRALQFRAAFDRMEAEDRLYNDYFLEMDNGVKRCGPPALRDWSAVEKLKRFLVIFYNSTLVVSASSKVNSYKCYGEIVTIERNLTALANSFDPELKVKASEMLHKFLKYWDGIKSVNRMLILATIFDPRKKMQFAKLCFEKLYEKESLESKEMLQSVGDILKDMFTEYNTRFRGSSGQSSQANQASSSQPTQESQDQGTDRMELVVEDFGYERMDCVYKELVAEKGEDTRDELEVYLKEPVENPKLIIGIEYDILSWWKVQKMKYPVLAEMARDLLAMQVSSVASESAFSTSGRILEPYRSCLTHYMIEVLMCTEQWIHADIKLSEQVRTNEQVLAEVEMLDRLEKGLKCFFTFSFKPNVLKIEVEKFVVEG from the exons ATGCAACAGATTGGCTTTACTTACAAATTCCTAGCGGACGACCGTAAGTTTAAGAAGGTTGCGTTGAGATATCATATTGTCCTTGTTTCAATTCTGTTTGCTCTGCTGCGTTTTGTTTTTCCAAGGGGAAACTATGAGATCTTCGACGATGTGTATACCTTTGCGAGTTTCCGTTGGTTGATGGGGATATTGGCTGGCATGATGGCATCTACTTATTCCATGGCCCTAGGCGTCCGTGCTTACTACAAGGCCATCGGTTCATGCGATAGGGTTTACGAAGAGATGACTGGT ATGGTTTCGTCATCCTCCAAAGTCCCGCACACCGATGAAGAAACAATGGATGTTGAAGTGCAATTCGAAGAACAGTGCCAAGGGAAGTCCAATGCTGAAAACATAACACATGGAGTATCTTCTCAGTCTAAGAAGGTGAAGAAAGTTGTGGTGCCAAGGTCTGGTGTGTGGAAGCATTACACCAGAACCAAAGACAGCCGTGACAAGTGCATTTGTCACTATTGTCAGAAGGTCTTTTCCTGTGCTAGCAAATCAGGAACATCAAACCTCCAGAAGCATCTGACGATCTGCAAGGAGTACCAATCATGGTTGACCAGTCAAGGGAAAGATCAAACTGAGATTAATACCCAAGGCTATCTGAAGTCATCAAGGGTCTCAGAGCCGGTATTCAGAGAAGCCTCTAACGAGTTGATTGTGTTAGGCGAGTTGCCTCTTTCATTTATTGAAAGTGTGGCTTGGAAAACCTTCTGCAACAAG GTTAACCTTTACAAGCCTCACTCGAGGAGGACTGCTACTCGAGACATTGTTGAGATGTTTGCGAGAAAGAAGACAGCTTTGAAGAACATGCTTCGCACAACGAAGCAAAGAGTGTCACTTACTACTGACATTTGGGTTTCTCAAGTCACAG GTGCTAGTTATATGGTAATAACAGCCCATTTCATTGACGCTTCATGGCAGCTCAACAAGCTCATCCTCGGCTTCAAGTACGTGATGGACCATAAAGGTCAGACCATATCTACTGTCCTCTTAGAGTGTTTAGCCGAATGGGGAATCGAGAGAGTCTTTTGCATTACAGTAGATAATGCTACTGCTAATACGTCTGCTATTAGGAGATTCCATACGCAATTTAGAGAGGTTGGCCCTGATGCTCTAGTTTTGGATGGTAATTTCTTGCACATGAGGTGCTCTGCTCATATCATTAATTTGATTGCTAAAGAGGGTTTGACCGAGGTAGGAGAGAATGTGTTAGCCATTAGGAATGCAGTTCAGTACGTTCGTTCTTCAACAACTAGGCTGAATGCGTTTGATCTGAGAGTCACTAGTGGGAGAATGAGCCGCGGTAGCTTGCCAATGGATATTAAGACGAGATGGAACTCAACTTTCCTCATGCTGTCTAGAGCTTTACAATTCAGAGCTGCATTTGATAGGATGGAAGCTGAAGATAGGCTGTATAATGACTATTTCTTGGAGATGGATAATGGAGTTAAGAGGTGTGGACCGCCTGCTTTGAGAGACTGGAGTGCTGTGGAGAAGCTGAAGAGATTTTTGGTGATCTTCTACAACAGCACTCTGGTTGTTTCTGCCTCGTCGAAGGTGAACTCGTACAAGTGCTATGGAGAGATCGTGACCATAGAAAGAAATCTCACTGCACTGGCCAACAGTTTTGATCCCGAGCTGAAGGTTAAAGCATCAGAGATGTTGCACAAGTTTCTGAAGTACTGGGATGGTATCAAGAGTGTCAACAGGATGCTGATCTTAGCCACCATTTTTGATCCTAGGAAGAAGATGCAATTCGCGAAGCTTTGCTTTGAGAAACTCTATGAGAAGGAGAGCTTGGAGTCTAAGGAAATGCTGCAGTCTGTTGGTGATATTCTCAAGGACATGTTCACTGAGTACAACACTCGTTTCAGAGGGTCATCTGGTCAATCCTCTCAAGCAAATCAAGCATCATCTTCTCAGCCGACTCAAGAGTCTCAAGATCAGGGCACGGATAGAATGGAGCTGGTGGTTGAAGATTTTGGTTATGAGAGGATGGATTGTGTCTATAAGGAGCTGGTTGCTGAAAAGGGAGAGGATACACGTGATGAACTAGAAGTGTATTTGAAGGAGCCAGTTGAGAACCCAAAGCTCATAATTGGTATTGAGTACGACATTCTTTCTTGGTGGAAGGTCCAGAAGATGAAGTACCCTGTTCTTGCAGAAATGGCTAGAGATCTCCTCGCCATGCAAGTGTCCTCAGTGGCGTCAGAAAGTGCCTTCAGCACAAGTGGTAGGATCTTGGAGCCATATCGAAGCTGTCTAACACATTACATGATAGAAGTCCTCATGTGTACCGAGCAATGGATACATGCTGACATCAAGCTGAGTGAACAAGTCAGAACAAACGAACAAGTGCTTGCTGAAGTTGAGATGCTTGATCGACTTGAAAAAGGTTTGAAATGCTTCTTCACTTTT AGTTTCAAGCCCAACGTCTTGAAGATTGAAGTTGAGAAGTTCGTGGTTGAAGGTTGA
- the LOC106446762 gene encoding GTPase LSG1-1 → MGKNEKTSLGRALVKHHNHAIQETKEKGKNYKSQNKKVLESVTEVSDIDAIIEQAEEAERLYAIHHDSATPVPINMDAGSSSSGVTAKEWKEQRMREEALHASSLQVPRRPPWTPKMSVEQLDANEKQAFLSWRRKLVSLEENEKLVLTPFEKNLDIWRQLWRVLERSDLIVMVVDARDPLFYRCPDLEAYAREIDEHKETMLLVNKADLLPPYVREKWADYFTRNNILFVFWSAKAATATLEGKPLKDQWTTSPETSHNTDDPSVKVYGRDELLDRLKLEAQEIAKRRKASADSHQERVVVGFVGYPNVGKSSTINALVGQKRTGVTSTPGKTKHFQTLIISEELMLCDCPGLVFPSFSSSRYEMIACGVLPIDRMTEHREAVKVVAERVPRDVIEGVYNISLPKPKSYESKLRPPLASELLRTYCLSRGYVAASGLPDETRAARQILKDYIDGKLPHFAMPPEDDENETGETGDGGSVSEVCEEARGLGLDQVLEDLSSFDLANGLGSSKKKQVESHKQHKKQPQRKN, encoded by the exons ATGGGGAAGAACGAGAAGACGTCTCTAGGCCGAGCGCTAGTGAAGCACCACAACCACGCGATCCAGGAAACCAAGGAGAAAGGGAAAAACTACAAGTCCCAAAACAAGAAGGTTCTTGAATCCGTCACGGAGGTCAGCGACATCGACGCCATCATCGAGCAAGCCGAGGAAGCCGAGCGTCTTTACGCTATTCACCACGACTCCGCAACGCCTGTGCCCATCAATAT GGACGCAGGTTCGAGTTCGAGTGGTGTAACGGCTAAAGAGTGGAAAGAGCAGCGGATGAGAGAAGAGGCTTTACATGCTAGTAGTCTTCAAGTTCCCAGGAG GCCTCCTTGGACGCCTAAAATGAGTGTGGAACAACTTGACGCTAATGAAAAACAAGCTTTTCTCTCTTGGCGCCGCAAACTTGTCAG CCTCGAGGAAAATGAAAAGCTTGTGCTGACACCATTCGAGAAGAACCTTGACATATGGAGACAACTTTGGCGAGTTCTTGAACGAAGTGATTTG ATTGTTATGGTTGTTGATGCTAGAGATCCTCTGTTTTACCGTTGCCCTGATCTTGAg GCATATGCACGAGAAATTGATGAGCATAAAGAAACAATGCTTCTTGTAAACAAGGCGGATCTCTTACCTCCTTATGTCAG GGAGAAATGGGCGGACTACTTCACCCGCAACAACATTTTATTCGTCTTCTGGTCAGCCAAAGCTGCTACCGCTACCTTAGAAGGCAAACCCTTAAAAGATCAGTGGACGACATCACCTGAAACCTCACACAACACAGATGATCCTTCCGTTAAAGTATACGGAAGAGACGAGCTTCTGGATCGGTTAAAACTCGAGGCTCAGGAGATAGCGAAAAGGAGGAAAGCTTCTGCTGATTCGCACCAAGAACGTGTTGTGGTCGGCTTCGTTGGGTACCCTAACGTGGGGAAGAGTTCAACTATCAACGCACTGGTGGGTCAGAAGCGAACAGGCGTCACATCCACCCCAGGGAAGACAAAGCACTTCCAGACATTGATAATCTCCGAGGAGCTGATGCTATGCGATTGCCCCGGTTTGGTCTTCCCTTCCTTCTCGAGTTCTAGATACGAAATGATCGCTTGTGGAGTGCTTCCCATAGACAGGATGACAGAGCATCGCGAAGCTGTTAAGGTTGTGGCTGAACGTGTTCCTCGAGATGTCATTGAGGGAGTGTACAACATCTCTTTGCCTAAACCGAAAAGCTATGAGTCTAAGCTCCGTCCTCCTCTTGCCTCGGAGCTTCTTAGGACTTACTGTTTGTCTCGTGGTTACGTTGCCGCTAGTGGACTGCCTGATGAGACGAGAGCTGCTAGGCAGATTTTGAAAGACTACATTGATGGTAAGCTTCCACATTTTGCAATGCCTCCCGAAGATGATGAAAACGAGACGGGCGAAACTGGAGATGGTGGTTCAGTGTCTGAGGTTTGTGAAGAAGCTCGTGGGCTTGGGCTTGATCAAGTTCTAGAGGATTTGAGCTCGTTTGATCTTGCAAATGGGCTTGGGTCTTCCAAGAAGAAACAAGTGGAGTCGCATAAACAGCACAAGAAGCAGCCACAGAGGAAAAACTAA